The DNA region gcgaggtgggggttggtctgttctcccacgtgcctggtgacaggacgtgggggaatgggcttaagttgcgccaggggagttttaggttggatcttaggaagaacttctttaccgaaagggttgttagtcactggaacgggctgcccagggaagtggtggagtcaccatccctggaggtctttaaaagacgtttagatgtagagcttagagatatggtttagtggggactgttagtgttaggtcagaggttggacttgatgatcttgaggtctcttccaacctagaaaattctgtgattctgtgattttcatttATGAGAGATACCTGCCTTCTTCAAGCAGGGGTGTGGAAAATGTCCTCGTGGTTTACTTTCATGGTCATGCACAGATTTCAGGGACTTTCTCCAATGTCAGAAATAGGTTACAAAGCCATTATAAAAATGAGATaatgaagcacagaaaatatagTACTACTTTTATAGTACTCTGCTAACAGAGCGTCAGTGCACTATTCACTTGCTACCATTAGAAAACGTTTCTATATTCTATTATCCTCATTAGTTTATGATTCACAAAGCACCTGAATGATATCAAAGGAGTCATATATCTTTGCAAGTTAAGGTTACTGACTTTTCCAGGAAATCCTCCACAGATAAACTTTTCTTCCATTGATCCAACACTGATATAGCAATTGTGTTCTGTGTTGATGTAACTGAGacataaacagagaaaaaaatcacacaaaataatgcttttttatcTGTATATATAGATTGGAATGGCTAAACTATAGTTCCTATGTAGAGCAGAAACAATACTTTTCACTTCCATTAGcaacagtaaatgaaaacaaaccagaaagatGCAACTACTTAAGTTTATAATCATAAATCTTTCCCTCTGCGCTTAGAAATCCCCACCTTTTCCCCTATCTTGAAATTTCAATATCATCTTTCAAGCCTCTCCCAATCGATCAGATTTTAGTTACTTATCTACAAGCaatattgtttttccttaaCAGCCTGTCCCATAACATGCTATACAGTATTTGATTAATTCAGCAGCTTTACAGATATttctacaaacaaaaaaacatcaccCTAATTTATGGTacaatacacaaataaatatcCACTACCCATCTGTTCCTACTTAGACAACTAATGAATGCTACCTTCAAATGTTATGTGACCTGGAATACTGATACTTCTGGAAGTACATTTTCCTCCTACCAGACTCTGGCATATTATGCCcaaacacaagatttttttttttttttttaatccacagAGAATTTATACTGAAACTTATATAACATACCTCTAGTCCATGGCTTCCTATACTTATAATCAGCAAAGAGTCCAGTCAGATGACACTTTTCATGTTGTTGTAAACAGGGGGGAAAGCAAAGTGATAATCTACAAATGGAAAACTTCTGCCTTGCCATGCTCTGCACAAAAAGAAGGCATGTGGTAAGATtataaaaaacacttctgttcttcttttttgtGCACTTGCTCTTTAGTCCCACTGTATCCAAGTGTTTATTACTAAAGcatagtattttatatttaagttctattttttttttggtaaaattgACATACAGTCCAAACTAAGAGAAGATATTAACATTTACCAGACCTGATATTTAACTTTTAATCTACACTTCTGCACATGCAAAACTTGGCATACGTTTAGCTACACTTACCTAAACTTACCTTATGCAGTTACAGGTGCTTATCATCACACTTGCATTAGCCTCCTGAACAGGCACATGTGCATAAGCTGACTAGCACCACTTTGCAGTGACTCCAACTAATGATGTTGTAAGTGCTCAAGTATTCTAAAGCCTCTCAGTTTTCATGTGCCATTATCAGGTAACAAAAGGCCTATACAAGTCACTTTAtcctcattaaaaataacagggCAGTAATTAGCTGAATTCTAGAATTAAACAGTCAACATGGCAATTCCAGTGACTTTCCATTCCAGACCACCTTCAATAAACTGCCCAACAGTTCTTGTGCCACAAATGCCCACATGCAGTACTGTATAAATAACACTGAATTCCAGAATAATCAGTGAGTttaggaagcagagaaaaacaattcttaTAAAGGGGGCTGAGTTTATTAAGTATATAGTTCAGGAGTAAGTTTTGTCCAAAATTCTGGGGTATACGGGCATACTGGAAAAGACAAATAGCTATAGAAGCATGTAGAGTGTTGTGAGACTAGAAGCCTCTCTCTACTTCTGAAGTCCACAGCCTGACTTTAGCTGTGTTGCTTCAGTCATGGAGACGTCCACCTACTTCAGCATATGCTGCCAAGCCAGTTACAGTTTGAACAGTCAGACGTTTCAGATGATAAACTAAAGATAGTTCACTGATTTGGATTACTGTCAGAAGAACTGTGTTCTCAGCCACAGTTTCTGAAACCTTCCTGCACAGTTGGAGAgtaagtggaaaacaaaacaaaacaaaacaaaaaaggcctGGGAAGCAACATGAACAAACTCAAGTCACTTCCATCAAAGGTCAGGATTACcaatcctttttccttttcaatttaaTCCTCTGTGGGATACTTATAATTCCCAGAACTGTTAATTACAActaattttaacaaaaatgcaaaaaatcaCTGCAATTATACTATCTTTTCTTTAGAAGGCGATTGTAAAAATTCAGTGAAAACCATATTCATCCAATGTATTCCCTTTTGCTTAAGGCAAAAGGTAGTATTAATTTACGGATCTCCTCCACTagttctgaaagaagaaaacagaaccaGACAATTGGACCTATATGCTACATGCCAGTGGTCATACACCATCTTGAATAATCTGTATTGAAGTTACTGCTAAAACTGCCTTTGTTGTAAAATAAAGTACAGCTAGTGAAGTTCCTGGCACAGATTACACAACAGAGCTGATGATACCCTTCATCTTCATTAAAACGAGCTATAAGGATTGTGGCACAACAGCTCCCGAGGAACTCTGAGGTTATAGAAAAATCAGCTGCTGGAGTTTAAGTAGAAATTACTAAACAAGTAAATGTAAGCAATAAAATGATGGGGATTAGAAAGAAATTGTAAAGACCGGTGCGTAGTTTTACTGAGGATAACTTTTACTTAATAGcctataattttgttttcactcaCTGATGTTTATAAAGTACAACAAATATGTCCTAGGCCTATCTTCACATATGGTCGCCTTTTAACATGCAAACTGTGCATTTTACAGAATATGTTAAATGAATGTTCTGAGTGTAAATGTTAAGCTAAATTAGTTCCCTTTATGAAATCTACTACATAGCTTTTCTTGCCTgtcttaaatatataaaagtgtttttaaaagacagaattaaTGGATGTATCATTTAATCAATGTATATTTACTCGTATTTCTTAATGTAAAATTCCCTGtaaatttctgttttaccaAAAGACACTATGTGCATTTTTATAGTTCCATTCAGGTTGCCTATACTGACATTTTAAGATGTAAGAGCATGCTGAActgctaaattattttgtaattacacCTACAAAACTCAGCAGCATGAGGAATCTTGTGCCTGTAATGactgaaaatcacagaatatcgAGACTTGGGAGGGAAACACCAGGATCCTTGAGTCCAAACCCTGGCTCCAAACACGACCACCCAAAAAACAGATCTTACACTCTTGAGATCCAGCAGGCCTGGTGCTGTGatcactgccctggggagcatgtcccagtgcctgaccaccctctcagtgaagaacattttcctgataCCCAGCCAGAGACCCCTTCCAGAAACgtctttcttcaaaaaattaTATAAACTGGGCAGTTGGAAAAAGTTTATctggggttaaaaaaaaatgtgcaacaAGAATATTTAGAGCAGGACTCCCAGCTCAGCTAAGCATGTGCAGCAATCAGTTTGATACTCCTATCAAATTCCACCATTTCCTAAAACTGGAAGAATTAGGCAACTGCACTGAAAAGTCCATTTAACAATCATGTACCCTCTAGGAGTACGGTAGAAGCTAAGTACAAGAGTGGAACAAGAAGCTGCAGTTTTAAGACAGCACAGCCCTTGTGCAGTCAGATCCTTAATACCTAAAATGTGTGACCACAACCACTAACCCCATCTGGCAGTATTACAGAGCTAGCAGCTATAGAGCAGGTAACTGAACATTTTATCTTCTACCTCTTCATTTGTCCTGCTGTCTGCATTGCCTGATTGCTCAAAATTCAGGCAAGGGAAAACTTGAATctaattcttctcttttccacaaGATGGTCCTTTATACGTTTTGCTAACATATCTCACTTTTTAGTTACATATACCATAGAAACACCTTAAGATCAAACTGAATGGAACTATTGCAGGAAGGTTTTCACACAAATACTGAAAGACACATGCTACATCCTGAGGAAACACTAAGAACATACAGAGGTACTACAGGGAAGAGTTTCTGCACTCTGTGAAAAGGGATGTGGGCAAGGTATTTCATAATACAGATCTCAGTTTACCCACAAATACTATTCCGGACCAATTTTGGGTTGCATTTCTCCAGCTATGTATAAGAACTACTTGCATATGTACTTGCGCTCTCCCTGAACTGTTGAAGGCATCACATCTTGCTGCCTCATTCTTCTCACACACTAGAAATATCCCCTCCAGGCAAAGTACCACTCTGCtggagacattttaaaaatggcacatatattttatttgaaaacgTAAATAAGTAAAAACTCAAATTAGGTAAGACATTGCACCAGTTGATAAGCACTTGGTAAGACCGCATGGATGTAgataggaaggaaaacagcacttCATAATGCTTGTATGTCATTGCAGATCAATGTTTTTATAGCCAAAAGATTCATTGTAGATGTCAAAAACATCTACTTTCcatgaaatttaaatttaatctaaaacattacaaagaaaTACTCTTCCCTACCATCAGTAGGA from Oxyura jamaicensis isolate SHBP4307 breed ruddy duck unplaced genomic scaffold, BPBGC_Ojam_1.0 oxyUn_random_OJ60640, whole genome shotgun sequence includes:
- the LOC118158890 gene encoding protein shortage in chiasmata 1 ortholog-like, which gives rise to MFTALKYHSTDYLYESMARQKFSICRLSLCFPPCLQQHEKCHLTGLFADYKYRKPWTRVTSTQNTIAISVLDQWKKSLSVEDFLEKSVTLTCKDI